In the Triticum aestivum cultivar Chinese Spring chromosome 2B, IWGSC CS RefSeq v2.1, whole genome shotgun sequence genome, ATACATTATGAAATAAATAGAAAGAACATGGTTATGATGCAAAGTTCAGGATATTTCAGTGTTTATTATCAATCCTGCCGTGCCAACCAACCTGACAAAACCGTACTTTTCAACTAAGAAGTTGGCTTAATGAAGCATAAAAAGGATCACAATGTCTATCATTAAATAAATAATATAAGGTTCCATGAACCTTAGTGTCAGAACTTGTAGTTTCAGGTGTGCAATCATTTTTCACAAGGCGACAATCCCTGAAAAGGAATAAACCATACATAAGCCATGAAAAGCTAATTGGCAACTGAAAAAAGGAAAATACAATATGGTTAAGTTTTTCATGTTAATAATAAAGAAAGGGTGAGGAACTGACCTACGTATCAGGCCTGCCTTGTGGAAGCTGACAAAAGCTTCAGTTACGGCTTTTGATCTTTTCTCATCCATTGTAAGAACCTAGTGCAATATTAAAATGAAGTTACTATGTACGGTTCATATTATCCATAATCCTAATTCAAATAAACAGAAATGTTACCTCGCGTGACCAATCAACTGAGACTCCAAGACGGCGCAGGTTCATATTTCTATCACACCGAGCTTTCGATTGGCATACCTGTTCGAAAGATGAAAGAAAATTGAAAACGAAGTGAAAACAGTAAGCCTTCCTGAATATATTGCTCACTAATAAGTTTCAGGACCACATAGGACACTGAATCCATTATGAATCAATATTTGATTTGCTCAAAGGCTAGAAGCAACGAAAAAAGCTATGTAATGTACGCAAATGCTAAGTTTAACAGTGAACATTTAGAAGCAGAAAACAGGTTCAAAATCAATTATTTTAATCATTGTATTAATATTACTTCTTCTTTCTAATAAAGTGCACAGGAGAGCTACGTATTTCATTGAACAGACGAAGGGTGTAAGGATGCCAAGTGTACGTGGCAAGCTAACGTATTAGCAAAACCAATGAAAAGGAAAAAGAGCCCAAGGCTCACACCTACAGCCTACTCTCGCAAGGTAATGCATCGGCCCCCAGCCAGCACCCaatcaaccgcttccgccctccaGACCTGGAAAACCTGTCGCGACAATCTGTCCATGGTGTCATAAATGTGCGCGTTCCGCTCACCCCATATCCACCATAACGTAGATTTTATTAACATGGCCCAACACCCACATTGATAAAATTTATTTTAATAGTCTTGCATTGTTAACTAGCATTGCTAGAAAAGATTTCATAACTTGAATAACAGCATATGTTCCTAAAACAGTATATTAATTAAGAACAAAATTCTATCATCAGGAGTAAACTCTTTTTTTTCTAGAGGCACACCTCAGTAGGCATGTCAGCATGGCCCACTCCAGGGACCAATAAAGCATTGTAGCCTGACATTCTACGCCAACGTATCATGGCATCTTGTATAGCCACTGTATATGCATGGCTAAGGTCTCCTTCCACATCTTGGGGGGACAGAACCTGAAAAGAAATGCTTAGTATGTTAAATCAGCTCCTAGCAGATACTGCAACCTTCCAGCGCATGAACCACTTACCATAACAAATGGTGGCTTTGTGCATGTAGAATCTGCCCCAAAGTAATGCGCTGATTCCCACCAGGAATACCATCTGCATACAGGGAAAGAAATCATTAAGTTGACCTAGATATATCTCTAATGATAGAATTTAACAAATCAACAATAAGCATCTTACGACTGCTCAACCAAACTTGGATGGAAATGGCTGTCCATTTTGGGGGAAAGCAGTTTCTTCTGCCCATTAGGTGTGCACTGAGAACGAGAATCATCCTCCACAGCTTTATCACTTTGTTGTTTCTTACGGGCCTTCTTCTCGGCCGAAGTTGTTTGTACCTAAGTCATATCCAAAAAGTATTTAGATATTTAATGTCCGGATTTTATGTCAGTCATATATAAAGATTCAAGGTCAGTACGATTGAACCAGGAATCTGGTTGCTGCCTTCTTTGTTACCTTCTGCCTGTCGTATTTCTTCGTAGGTTGCAAATATAACATTTAACTCATGAATATTCATATAAACGACGACAAATAATCCAAGCTTAATTCAACTTTTTTCTGACTTCAGTGAATCGCTGCTAAGTGGTTCAATGACCTTAATTGGTCGTTAGGGCGGGCATGATTACCTTTCGAGGCTTGAACTCTATATTATCAGCCTTCTTTTTCTCAAGTAAAGTAGAGAACCACGGGCAAGAACcatgcttgacatagaacaaaagATACGCTTTTGTGTCCAGAGCTTTTTCCTTGGTGATTTCCCAAACCTGCGTAGTGACCAGAATCTGATGAACGGATATAACTCATGTAGTGACCAGAATCTTTCCCGGAACCAACGTGCTCGACGACTCCATACAGATCATAATTTTGTGGTTGCTGCAAAACAGTGCATCAGCCATGAAAGGGTGGAGCTCATGCAAAACAGTGCATTACCCGTTGAGTGCTTCTGGAATATGACTAAATCAAACAGTAACTAACTCACCTCATCCGGGGAGCTCATGAAGGGGGCTAAATCCAACTCTAACTGATAGTTCACCATGTCAGTTATTTTAGATGTACGGTGCCCCGCACTTTGGAATCGTTTTAGATGCATTATGAGAACTTCAGGAGCCTTCTTCACCTTGAGGTGCTTTTCCCTCTTCATGCAACTATTGCATGATTCACAACGGTAATCTTCAAGCGCCTCAGCTTTTGTATATGATAACAGTGAATCCACGACAGTGCCCGCTTGATTAATCTCCAGGCTCAGGTCAGAGAAGGGTTCCAACTTGCTTGAGGGACGATGATTGCACTTTGGGCAATGTGATAACTAAAGAAACAAATACAGTTTAGTAACCACACTGGATTATCGCAGCACTTTGGGCAATGTATATAAAGAAACAAAAAACAGCAGAGTAATCACATAGGATTATCGTGCAGTTGGTACTGAGGATCAACACACACACCTCGCTTTCTAGTTCACCACCAAAAACTTCTTGGACAATGGATCCGCGAGGTTCAGATCTGGGAGAAATAGTTGCCTTGCCTAACTTATCAAAGAAGCAGTTGAGGAATTCATGTGCATCTTGCTGCTTGCCCCGTACGAAATCTTGAGATATTACTGAAAACGTGTTGTGAAATACTAAGTTCATGCATGTATCAAGTGTGTAATAGCGAGAATATAACAACTGAATGAAACAGAAAAAGGGTCGACTTGAGCGATACAATATATCTGAAGAAATCTGAAAGTTCAGtttaacagaaaaaaaaaacatacTATGTAGGCAGTTGATAAAGTTGGTGGGGTACAGGACATGTCCTGAGAGCCTAATAGCTTCAAAAGCATGGTTTCGTAGGGAGCAGTAACCGCAGAATTGATCTACATAAAGAGAGAAAAAACAATTGGAAACAGCATAACTGAAAATGCAGATAATGAGTGGAAAATTGAAGGGATGACAATAGAGTAGACTTACCAGGACATTTATGTAGGTGAGGATCTTTCAGAAGCTTGGACACAAGTGGAACAGTGTGAACCAAGCATTGTAGAACAGAATTAACAAAACAAATCCAGTTTTTGGGGTTAATTAAAGACGCACCCTGCAAAAGCCATGCAAACAAGTAGAGTAAGCATATCTAAACTTAGACTTGAGACGAAATGAAGGATCACAAAGGATGAAATTATAAGGCACGTCTTAGCTTACCACATCAAAATCAGTCTTTTCAATTTTCAAATGACGCGAGCAGCACTGAGTATGGGCATACACCATCTTGTTGTTCAGGAAGTTCTAAAAACCAAAACAGTAGGATGATCTCAAGTTACAAATTTCACTTTCTTTAGTCAAAATGCAGGCCAAGTGGCCCCTTGGATCGAAAAAATCATGTACAGGAACTAATAAGAAGTATGTATACCTCCTTAAACCTTTGTTCTTGACAGATCTGACTGTCGCTCTTGTCTTCTGCACCTAGAAGAGACAAGAGATTTTTGTCTTGCCGTGTCTCTTTGTCTCCCTTATCTTGACCCGGGCCCTGCAAAACCAGGTGCATTGTAAGTAAGGTGCGACGGAAATCAGACAAAACAACCAAATTCAAATCTCAAACACAAACCGGCCACCGGTAATTAAGCATTTGATCGTCGAACAGAGCAGATTAGGTAACTAAAAGCACACACCCAACTGGCCACCTGAATACTCACCGATTCGGACCATTGAGGAAGCGCGGCGGCGGGTAAAGGCCGCTCGTCCTTCTCCACTGGctgaggcggtggcggcggcggcggcgcggactcCTCCAGCAGCTGCGGCTGCGGCACTGATGATGGCACTGCTTCGACGAAGTGGTCCGCGTCAAGCGGAGGCTCCTCAGTGTGCAGCATTGGTACGACCACGGTGGTCACCTCGCCGGTTGTCCGGAACTGGCTAGGGTTTTGCGGGGGTGCGGGGGGAGGAGGCCTCAGTAGGTGGTGGATGGTTGGAAGCAAAGCGGGGGAGCTGGATCAAGTCGAACGAGCTCGGTCTAATGCCAAGGCGTCGGTTTCTAGGGCTCGGTCTGCGCGGTCGGTGCTGGCTAGCGTCGCGGTCTCTTTCTCGTCGTGTCTTTGGTCGCTCGAGTTTTTTATAAACTCCGTTCTTCGGATTTTATTCGTTCAGCGGAAGCTCACATTATAATGGTATAAAGTACTCAACTTTATACGAACTTTATATTAAAATCAATgtaaagttgagtcatttattaGTTGTTGTTTTTTGTGATGGGAGTCACTTATTAGTTGAGTCGCTTATTTTCAGACAGAGGAAGTACATCATTAAAATTTAAAGAAAATCCTAACTCCAACAGATAATATATATTTGGTGATGTAAAACTCTAACCCTAATAAATTGTGTAAAAACAGTTAAACTCTAACCCTAATAAATTGTGTAAACACAATTTGAAATAAAAACATCCTGAATTAAAACTTGAAATTCCATCTGTCCACGATATCAAGGTATTACACAGTTCATCAAATTCACAATATCAAATGTAATACAAATATAACAAAGTTTTTTCCCAATACAACAAACAAAGAATGAAATTAGGCGGTTCGTCCTGCCATTTCCAAtaggaaaaagtccattttaaaccctgAATTCGTATGAGTTTGGCGAAACGAACCTCCAAGTCgaaatcccggtcgattgcaccctgaactatgcaatcccggtctaCATCAAACCTTCGGGTCGTTTGGATGGCCGGGACTGGGACATTTCGTAGAGGGTGCACACCAGCTCCCTGTTGGGCTGGCCCGCTTTAGTTTTTTACCGTTAAGAAACAAAAATTTGCAAAGGGCGCTACACCCTGGTCCCTGCTGGGCCGGCCCTCATTATTTTTTCGATAAAAAATAAGTACCCGGTCTGGCTCGAAAacaaaaaaaagttcacaaatttcgaAAAAAACATTCACGGATTTAGAAAAGGTTCAACaattttgaaaataagttcatcgattttcaaaagaAAGTCCACGGATTTGGGAAAAAATtcatagattttgaaaaagaaaCCGTAAAATTGAAAAAGAGTCTGTGGGTCattttctttattatttcttttctatcttctctttttttcttccttttttcatgTATATATACAAAGTTCATTGCGTATATTAAGGAAATCTTCACGGTAATTTCCATAAATTTAACTCacttataaaaatgttcatcttgtattaGAAATTTGTTCAGTGTATATCGCACAATTGTTGAATATTTATTCGGaaattgttcaacgtatattacaaaaatgttcatctatTCATATTTTATTCAATAATGCTATCACATATTTGCCGCGAGTTTGAATTATCTTCCACGCACCTTTTCATTTTTTCTTGAATTCGTGAAGTTGCATATTTTCAAAAAATAAGCATACAAATAAGAACCACGTGAACCAGATTTTGAAAAGAATATAAAGTTGTTCATGAACCAGATTATAAATTTGTTCAGAATGTTTTTGTTCCATATTTTCGACAACTTGTTAAAGAAATGTTTGCGGTTTTAAAAATTGGTTCATTTCAAAAATTCCACACAAATTTTTCAAAATGTTTGTGTGTTCTAATTTTGTTTCAGAGTTCAAAACATATTCCAATATTtcataaaattcaaaaaatgtccatgTTTTCAATAAAAATCAGGAGTTTGAAAAATGTTTCTGTTTCAAAattgtttgtgaattttaaaaactTTCATGTTTTCAATCTTTCTTCGGGATTTTTATGAAATGTGCATGTTCCAAAAGTTTGCTTGAATTTTCCAAATTCAGTTTCGTAATTTGTTCACATATTTGAAAGGTGAACGATTTTCATAAACCCTAAAAAAATAGcggtcaaaattttaaaatattcgaATCTGATGTTGATTCTTATACCTTTGTGTCGCTACATAAACAGATTTGGTAGGTAGGTCAACTGGTTGTACCAGTGCGTTTGTTGCTGTAGATCAGTGCGTTTGTTGCTGTAGATCCTGGGTTCGAAACTTGTCAAGTGATTATATTTTTTGCGTTTTCCGCCTATGCGTGCGAGAGAAAAATAAAGACACATTTTTTTAGCTTCAAAACTTGTCAAGTGCGTATTTTTTTTAGCGTTTCCCGCCTATGCCTGTAAGAGAAAATTAAAGACACATTTTTTtagcaaataaaataaaaatgggctggcccagcgcGGAGGACGGGTGCACACGCCGTGGTCAACGTGCCGCTCCTTGGCCACCAGCTAGACAAATCCTGGTTGAATTTTACCAGGgtttgatttagaccgggattgcagAGTTCAGAATGCAATCGACCGGGATTTCGATTTGGGGGTTCATTCCGCCCGACCTCAACGAGTTTAAGGTTTAAAATGAACTTTTTCCCATATCAGATACTAGAAGCCAGCAACTATTGATTCCGCGGACGTGCGCCCACAACGGCTGTGGCTCCCCGCAACATGTGACGACAAAAATCAGCTCCCGACACGAAGAAGAGGGTGTTCAGATACTCTCTAGTCATGTGAGTAGTAGTAGTCAGACTAGAAGTTTTTAGTCAGGCCCTATTTGGAAGGTGACTACTACTAGTCAGCATTAAATGTCTCAGTATTAAATGTCCCTTGTGCAACACCAattagaggagagagagggggacttTAGTCAGTAAAAATCAGGGGTGTTTGGAGGTTTACTGACTAAAGGTGACTACTACTAGTCTCTAGTCAGTAAAAATTGGGGGTGGAATGACTAAGGACTAAACTAGTTTTAGTCACCCACTAGTCAGGGGTGTTTGGAGGTTTACTGACTAAAGTGACTACTACTGATCCAAACACCTTCGAAGAGATGAAGCGGGCGGGGAGAGCGATTCGTGCAACTCGCCAATTCTCGCCGAGGACTAGTCAGTAGTAGTACTCACTGATTAGTACAGTACACAACACGCAGGAAATCCCACGAATTCTCCTCGAGAAGGACCGATCAGCAATCTCTGATCTGATCACGAAGATGTCGAGATGAGTGTGGGGAGAGGACTCTCTGCCTGGCTTCCCTGCGATGAGAATCACCGGCTGTTGTCCCGTCCGAGAGGTCAGTTCCACGATCCTGACAAATGGCGTATCTCATATTCTCATATGATCCGTGTAGCGTATATATGCAGCCTAGCTTTTATTTCTTCTCTCATTTTTCCACAAGGCGAGCCTAGCTAGCTGGTCTGGCCCCTCATCTACGTACTCCTGTATCGTGCTCCTCCAACCTCCATTCGTTCCAGTATTCTGTTTTGTCTTCTCTAGCACTATATCATTTGGTGGtggtgttagggcatctccagccgcgcccccaacaggccctctcCAGCGATTtcgccgcgccggcgccgaaaaaaggcCCCAatcgcgcccccagaagcccgtttttcgccggctcgggtcaaaactggtgccggcggacccaggccgaacccggcgccctgggggcgcttggggagccggcgcaaatgaaaaaggcgcgtgggcccgcactggaggcgacccgagggccttttcccgccgttttGTTGCCGCTTTCCTTGCttccctcccgctcgctcgccttgcTCCCGCCATTCTCCCCCCTTTCTCCCGCCAACCCCGCTCTCAtcccgccgccatgccgccgaagaagtactccatgccgcgcgcggcggcgACCGCGACAGGCGCCGTGACCCAACCGAaacagaggaagccgagggcgcctcCAACGAAGCCGCCGGGCCTGCCGAACGtcgagtggagggtggaagttcagcggcgggaagcagtcaccgccgacaggcggaacagggggaaaacgccgacgcggcaaccgcgcgagtgcaggagtccatcgagcattgcctcgccgacgtccaggcccgggccgtcctacgcgaagagaagaccgaggcgtgGTGGTCGGCGCTAATGAAGAacaacgccatcaagctcgacctgctccggacgaacgtcgccgcgaagaagaggaacaccgacatggctttcCTGATGggtggggcggacatgctccagagcaacgacgagaagttcaaggcgtggtacctggtgcagcgcggcctcatcctgagcGAGCTGCCGACGGCAACGCTCATGACTCCGACGACGCCCACGGCCGCACGGACGCCAAGCCCGAGCGAAGCCTCTACGTCGCTGCCCAGCAGTGTCGAAGCCGCGCCGACGCAGCCCaacaccgaagcagctccgacaccgccgagctcgcgcacgccgactccgccaacaCCTGGGACCAACCCCGCCGAGTGAATGACCCCGCCGAGGCGGCGGCGCTCTGATTTTTTTGTAACGACAGACTATGCCCGATCGCCGGACTTGCGGCGTCTTGAGAGCGGGAACGGCCAAGTTTGAATTTACCGCGTCCTGGGGCCGGCGCGTGGGTGCGTGACTGGGAGCTAGCTCGCCCCAGAGGCCGAGTtagcgccggcacgcccccaggATGCCGAATTTAgacgccctggggggccgaacggctgaagATGCCCTTAGGCGCCCATGAGGCTAACTTTCGGTTGAGCACGCAATTGCACAAGACGGAAGCAGTAGTACAGATGCTGTACTGCATTGGGTTTTCAGAGGCCTAATTGTACTTCAGCTTGGACCAAAGGCCCCGGCCGCTTTGATGTGATTGCGCGTCCTAGTGCATAGCAGAAGTCAAGCAACAGAGATGTGATGTCTTCTCATGGTGGGTGATCTAGCCAGGTCGCCAACTCATGGGAGAATAGGACTTGTCTCGACTGTGATTCTCCGTGCTGATGGAGGaaatctctacttctaatggacgaattggttgaatagtcccccctactttcaaccggtttattttcaaccggttttttttcAACCgttttttcttcgtcccacctcccaccacccccctcccatcggtttttctctttcttgtctggccgaca is a window encoding:
- the LOC123046186 gene encoding ubiquitin carboxyl-terminal hydrolase 23, producing MLHTEEPPLDADHFVEAVPSSVPQPQLLEESAPPPPPPPQPVEKDERPLPAAALPQWSESGPGQDKGDKETRQDKNLLSLLGAEDKSDSQICQEQRFKENFLNNKMVYAHTQCCSRHLKIEKTDFDVGASLINPKNWICFVNSVLQCLVHTVPLVSKLLKDPHLHKCPDQFCGYCSLRNHAFEAIRLSGHVLYPTNFINCLHIISQDFVRGKQQDAHEFLNCFFDKLGKATISPRSEPRGSIVQEVFGGELESELSHCPKCNHRPSSKLEPFSDLSLEINQAGTVVDSLLSYTKAEALEDYRCESCNSCMKREKHLKVKKAPEVLIMHLKRFQSAGHRTSKITDMVNYQLELDLAPFMSSPDEQPQNYDLYGVVEHVGSGKDSGHYMSYIRSSDSGHYAGLGNHQGKSSGHKSVSFVLCQAWFLPVVLYFT